A single region of the Drosophila takahashii strain IR98-3 E-12201 chromosome 2R, DtakHiC1v2, whole genome shotgun sequence genome encodes:
- the Dgat2 gene encoding diacylglycerol O-acyltransferase 2 isoform X2, whose amino-acid sequence MVIYLAYVYVHHKKTQSVVDGNGWMITRTNLLHRRYRDYFPVELVKTADLPANKNYILASFPHGILGTGIGINMGVEISKWLELFPQVRPKLGTLDQHFHVPFMREVLRCWGLVSVSKEALIRMLSKSNDPKHKDNRDGFTSNAVAILVGGAQEAMDSHPGQYILTLKNRKGFVKMAIRTGSSIVPSFSFGEVDIFDQVANPPDSLLRRVQNVVKKLTGVSPLIPVGRGFFNYTFGFLPFRRRIVQVVGSPIDVVKSDQPDPEYVDKVHGQVIEALEKLFEQHKDKYLQNSTSAKLVLQ is encoded by the exons ACTAACCTCTTACATCGCCGCTATCGCGATTACTTTCCCGTGGAGTTGGTCAAAACCGCCGACCTGCCGGCTAATAAGAACTACATCTTGGCCAGCTTTCCCCATGGAATTTTGGG AACGGGCATAGGTATTAACATGGGTGTGGAAATCTCCAAGTGGCTGGAGTTATTCCCCCAAGTGCGACCAAAACTAGGCACTCTGGATCAGCATTTCCATGTGCCTTTCATGCGAGAAGTCCTTCGATGCTGGGGCTTAGTCTCCGTATCCAAAGAGGCCCTAATCCGAATGCTCAGCAAATCAAATGATCCTAAACACAAGGACAATCGCGATGGATTTACCTCGAATGCGGTGGCTATACTGGTTGGTGGTGCCCAGGAGGCAATGGACTCGCATCCTGgacaatatattttaaccttaAAGAACAGGAAGGGTTTTGTTAAAATGGCAATTCGAACGGG TTCATCGATTGTGCCTTCGTTTTCCTTTGGCGAAGTGGACATTTTCGATCAGGTGGCCAATCCCCCAGATTCCCTGCTCCGTCGGGTTCAGAATGTAGTTAAGAAACTCACCGGTGTTTCCCCTTTGATCCCAGTGGGTCGAGGTTTCTTCAACTACACCTTTGGCTTTCTGCCGTTTCGACGACGCATTGTCCAAGTTG TTGGTTCCCCCATTGATGTTGTAAAGAGCGATCAACCCGACCCAGAGTATGTGGACAAAGTGCATGGACAGGTCATTGAGGCCCTGGAAAAACTATTTGAACAGCACAAAGACAAATATTTACAGAATTCTACGAGTGCCAAATTGGTTTTacagtaa
- the LOC108067804 gene encoding 2-acylglycerol O-acyltransferase 2-A, with protein MKIEWIPLRVPLDRRLQTLVTAFFTYTFFTLPISSCFTVALLLYYGGLFLRSLLLIYFVKIYLDYKKNYGIMEGNGWLFYRTIRRYRNYFPVELVKTAELPANKNYIVASFPHGILGTGTCINMSLDIENWLELFPQVRPKIGTLDHHFKTPLLRDILRWWGMVSVSKESLVYLLSKSNDPKHRDNRDGFTSNAVAVLVGGAQEAMDSHPGKYILTLKNRKGFVKMAIRTGSSIVPSFSFGEVDIFDQVDNPPNSLLRRFQNGVKKVTGISPLLPKGRGIFNYNYGILPYRKRIVQVVGSPIDVVKSDTPDADYVDKIHAQVIEALEKMFEQYKEEYIPNSKQNRLVIQ; from the exons ATGAAAATCGAATGGATTCCTCTACGAGTTCCGCTGGACCGGCGTCTCCAGACCCTTGTCACGGCGTTCTTCACCTATACTTTCTTCACGCTACCCATATCTTCCTGCTTCACAGTTGCTTTGCTCCtg TACTACGGTGGACTGTTCCTGCGCAGTCTACTTTTAAtctattttgtaaaaatatatttggattACAAGAAAAACTACGGTATTATGGAGGGCAATGG CTGGCTATTTTACCGCACTATTCGGAGATATCGGAACTATTTTCCCGTTGAGCTTGTAAAGACAGCTGAACTGCcggcaaacaaaaattatattgtaGCTAGTTTTCCACACGGAATACTTGG GACTGGAACTTGTATCAACATGAGCTTGGACATTGAAAACTGGCTAGAGCTCTTCCCACAAGTTCGACCAAAGATTGGAACCCTGGATCATCATTTCAAGACCCCTCTTTTACGTGATATATTGCGGTGGTGGGGCATGGTGTCGGTTTCCAAGGAGTCACtggtttatttactaagcaaaTCGAATGATCCCAAGCATAGGGATAATCGAGATGGTTTTACATCGAATGCGGTGGCTGTACTGGTAGGTGGAGCCCAGGAGGCCATGGACTCGCATCCTGGAAAGTATATTTTGACCTTAAAAAATCGTAAGGGTTTCGTCAAAATGGCCATTCGAACCGG TTCGTCGATTGTGCCCTCGTTTTCCTTTGGCGAGGTGGATATATTCGATCAGGTGGACAATCCTCCGAACTCCCTGCTCCGACGCTTTCAAAATGGGGTAAAGAAAGTCACAGGTATTTCTCCGCTCCTTCCCAAGGGTCGGGGTATTTTCAACTACAACTATGGCATATTGCCTTATCGCAAACGTATTGTACAAGTTG TTGGATCCCCCATCGATGTGGTAAAAAGCGATACTCCCGATGCCGACTATGTGGATAAAATCCATGCACAGGTGATTGAAGCACTAGAGAAGATGTTCGAGCAGTACAAAGAGGAGTACATTCCGAACTCCAAGCAGAACAGGCTGGTTATTCAATAA